Genomic window (Dyadobacter fanqingshengii):
TTTTAAAGAAGGAACTATCGAAATGACAGAATATGCGGAGGTTCCGCTTGTAAGCAAAGAAGCACGGGTTGTGGAAGAAATAAGCTTGAACAAAACCGTGGACGAGCGTGAAGAGGTGATTAACGAAACCTTACGGAATACCGAAGTAGAAGTAGAAGACCTTACTGACGAGGAAAGGCTCAGACGATCAGGCTTGGATCTTTAAGCAACATAACATCGAAAAATTGGAAGGCACCTTACCAGGTGCCTTTTTTAGTTAACATTCAATTCATGAACAAAGCGTTCAAAATATTTTCTCCGTTTAAAAAGCTTCCGATAGGGCCAAATAGTTGGGCAATTACCGGGGCAAAAATCTTGTCGATGATTATGTTTGTTTTCTTGCGCTACTTTTTGAAATACCGTCATAAGGTAATACTGGCAAATCTTACTAAGGCATTCCCATCAAAGAATAAACGTGAATTGCGGCATTTGACTTTATCCTATTACCACCATATGAGCGACCTTTTTGTCGAACCGTTCCTGTTCTATTGCGTTTCCGACAGCCAGAGACGCAAATTAGCCAGTTACACCAATAAGGGGCTTTTGCAACGGCTTTATCGAGATAACAAACAAGTTGTATTGCTTGCTTCCCATTACGGGAACTGGGAATACCTGACCAATTTGCCGCAAGTGGCGGGATATGATGTTTACTCTGCGTTCTCCCCTGTAAAAAACCGTCACATTGATAAGATGATGTTTAAAATGCGCTCCTTCCTTGGCGTTACGCTCATTCCCCGCAAACATTTTTACAGAAAAGCGCTGTCACTTTTGCAGCAAGTTGGCACGCCGAAAATGATTTTGTTGATTGCAGATCAGCGGCCTGCCCCCGGAAGTAGCAAATATCACCTGCCTTTCCTCGACCAGGATACAAAGGTGCAGATTGGCGGTGAACGGATGGCTGTTTCTTCTGATGCGGCTGTTGTTTACATTGAATCGGAAAAGACTTCCCGGTTCCACTATAATTTTACTTTCCGGATGATAAGCGAAAAGGCGGCAAATGCAGTGCCTATGGAAATTACCAAGAGTTATTTCGGCAATTTAGAGAAAACCATAAACCATTCTCCTGCGTATTGGTTATGGTCGCACAACCGATGGCGGCAAAGCTAGGTTAGCCTTTTTAAGCAAATCATGCACTTTTTGTAAAAAACTGCGCCGATAGATTCCATTTCCATCAAATAATTGTCCAAAACCGAACGCTTTAATGTGCGCTATCGGACGGCTGCAATCACTAAATCGCGCTTAGTTCTTGTTTTAGGCACCTGCTTGCTTGTGGTAAGGTATTTGTCAGACATTTACATAACTAATGCACGAAGATGAAAGGGACCTATCTCGGTGAGTTTGAAGAAGTGGTTTTGCTGGCCGTCGCTATCCGGACAGGCGATGCTTACGGTGCTGCCGTGGTGAACGAAATCGAGCAGCAACTCGCACGCGCCGTTAACCTCGGCGCAGTGCATACCGCATTGCATCGGCTTGAAGAAAAAGGACTCGTCAAATCGGAAATGGGTGGTGTGACTGCTGATCGGGGCGGGCGAAGCAAACGGCTTTACGTAGTCACTGCATTGGGTCGACATGCATTGGAGGAAATCAGACAACT
Coding sequences:
- a CDS encoding lysophospholipid acyltransferase family protein produces the protein MFVFLRYFLKYRHKVILANLTKAFPSKNKRELRHLTLSYYHHMSDLFVEPFLFYCVSDSQRRKLASYTNKGLLQRLYRDNKQVVLLASHYGNWEYLTNLPQVAGYDVYSAFSPVKNRHIDKMMFKMRSFLGVTLIPRKHFYRKALSLLQQVGTPKMILLIADQRPAPGSSKYHLPFLDQDTKVQIGGERMAVSSDAAVVYIESEKTSRFHYNFTFRMISEKAANAVPMEITKSYFGNLEKTINHSPAYWLWSHNRWRQS
- a CDS encoding PadR family transcriptional regulator; this encodes MKGTYLGEFEEVVLLAVAIRTGDAYGAAVVNEIEQQLARAVNLGAVHTALHRLEEKGLVKSEMGGVTADRGGRSKRLYVVTALGRHALEEIRQLRNRMWDNIPKIAWS